A stretch of the Cygnus olor isolate bCygOlo1 chromosome 25, bCygOlo1.pri.v2, whole genome shotgun sequence genome encodes the following:
- the HOXB6 gene encoding homeobox protein Hox-B6 isoform X2, producing MSSYFVNSTFPVSLAAGQEPFLGQIPLYPSGYADPLRHYPTTYGATGVQEKGYASSPYYQQSNGAYSRSSACDYGAGGFFREKDPACAPSNLEEVPFAPEPRKSDCAQSKTVFGESEEQKCSAPVYPWMQRMNSCNSSSFGPSGRRGRQTYTRYQTLELEKEFHFNRYLTRRRRIEIAHSLCLTERQIKIWFQNRRMKWKKENKLLNSSQLSAEEEEEKTAE from the exons ATGAGTTCTTATTTTGTCAACTCGACCTTCCCGGTGAGTCTGGCGGCAGGGCAGGAGCCCTTCCTGGGACAGATCCCGTTATATCCCTCGGGCTATGCGGATCCTTTGAGGCACTACCCCACCACCTATGGAGCCACGGGAGTCCAGGAGAAGGGCTATGCCTCCTCTCCCTACTACCAGCAAAGCAACGGAGCCTACAGCCGCAGCTCCGCCTGTGACTATGGGGCCGGCGGTTTTTTCAGGGAGAAGGACCCTGCGTGCGCCCCTTCCAACCTGGAAGAGGTGCCCTTCGCCCCCGAGCCGCGCAAGTCGGACTGCGCGCAGAGCAAAACTGTGTTCGGAGAGAGCGAGGAGCAAAAGTGTTCCGCCCCGGTTTACCCCTGGATGCAGCGGATGAACTCTTGCAATA GTTCCTCCTTCGGGCCCAGCGGCCGGAGAGGCCGCCAGACCTACACCCGCTACCAGAcgctggagctggagaaggaatTTCACTTCAACCGCTACCTGACCCGGCGCCGGCGGATCGAGATCGCCCACTCCCTCTGCCTGACGGAGCGGCAGATCAAGATCTGGTTCCAGAACCGCCGgatgaagtggaaaaaagagaacaaactgCTCAACTCCTCGCAGCTGAgcgcggaggaggaggaggagaaaacgGCGGAGtga
- the HOXB6 gene encoding homeobox protein Hox-B6 isoform X1 — MSSYFVNSTFPVSLAAGQEPFLGQIPLYPSGYADPLRHYPTTYGATGVQEKGYASSPYYQQSNGAYSRSSACDYGAGGFFREKDPACAPSNLEEVPFAPEPRKSDCAQSKTVFGESEEQKCSAPVYPWMQRMNSCNSVAGSSFGPSGRRGRQTYTRYQTLELEKEFHFNRYLTRRRRIEIAHSLCLTERQIKIWFQNRRMKWKKENKLLNSSQLSAEEEEEKTAE; from the exons ATGAGTTCTTATTTTGTCAACTCGACCTTCCCGGTGAGTCTGGCGGCAGGGCAGGAGCCCTTCCTGGGACAGATCCCGTTATATCCCTCGGGCTATGCGGATCCTTTGAGGCACTACCCCACCACCTATGGAGCCACGGGAGTCCAGGAGAAGGGCTATGCCTCCTCTCCCTACTACCAGCAAAGCAACGGAGCCTACAGCCGCAGCTCCGCCTGTGACTATGGGGCCGGCGGTTTTTTCAGGGAGAAGGACCCTGCGTGCGCCCCTTCCAACCTGGAAGAGGTGCCCTTCGCCCCCGAGCCGCGCAAGTCGGACTGCGCGCAGAGCAAAACTGTGTTCGGAGAGAGCGAGGAGCAAAAGTGTTCCGCCCCGGTTTACCCCTGGATGCAGCGGATGAACTCTTGCAATA GTGTCGCAGGTTCCTCCTTCGGGCCCAGCGGCCGGAGAGGCCGCCAGACCTACACCCGCTACCAGAcgctggagctggagaaggaatTTCACTTCAACCGCTACCTGACCCGGCGCCGGCGGATCGAGATCGCCCACTCCCTCTGCCTGACGGAGCGGCAGATCAAGATCTGGTTCCAGAACCGCCGgatgaagtggaaaaaagagaacaaactgCTCAACTCCTCGCAGCTGAgcgcggaggaggaggaggagaaaacgGCGGAGtga